The proteins below come from a single Garra rufa chromosome 25, GarRuf1.0, whole genome shotgun sequence genomic window:
- the mxh gene encoding interferon-induced GTP-binding protein Mx — translation MDSSPEILDFDSSDENGPENSGIFLQQWEAQVRPYIEMIDFMRRIGIEKELALPSIAVVGDQSSGKSSVLEALSGVALPRGSGIVTRCPLELKLRKLSNGSGWTATISYNDVRETFHDPAQVESHVRRAQNMLAGDGVGICDELISLEITSPDVCDLTLIDLPGITRVPVQGQPEDIGDQIRRLILKFISKKETINLVVVPCNVDVATTEALRMAQGVDADGSRTLAILTKPDLVDKGAEADILQVLQGKVVPLKKGYTIVRCRGQSDINENVPLSEATRQEKEFFAKHAHFNFLLEEQRATIPCLATRLTKELVQHIKASLPSLNDQIHINLSAVRVELKNYADGPPLEPERMGPYLSKKILEFSDQISELCRTGESDSGNLYSLLRPVFKQWECHLSNSKASFRESVKQMTEKYDEVHRGRELVTFSDYCVYESMVKKHVGDLKQPALETLKLIRDIVQKEFRDMCELCFPNYPHLRHIILNNIDDIQSKQEGKVEKRIFEYINMEKLVYTQDPIFNQKIVDFKFVEKQQENESICLDTGENATSPHNCAVFDTRSLTPDKLIIYYEIVYQRLADYIPMVILLFILKEAAVMLRAHAMDLRDGADVVKLLVEDTEAGRKRADLHQRMERLRLAQERISIYL, via the exons ATGGACAGCTCACCAGAAATACTGGATTTCGATTCTTCAGATGAAAATGG TCCCGAGAACAGTGGAATATTTCTGCAGCAGTGGGAGGCACAAGTTCGGCCCTATATTGAGATGATTGACTTCATGAGGCGGATCGGAATCGAGAAGGAACTTGCGCTGCCGTCCATCGCAGTGGTGGGAGACCAGAGCTCAGGCAAAAGCTCTGTTTTAGAGGCACTATCAGGAGTCGCTCTACCTCGTGGGAGTG GTATTGTCACCCGCTGTCCACTGGAGCTTAAACTCAGGAAACTTAGTAATGGGAGCGGCTGGACTGCCACAATATCCTACAATGATGTGCGTGAGACGTTTCATGATCCTGCACAAGTTGAAAGTCACGTCAGAAGAG CACAGAATATGCTTGCTGGAGATGGAGTAGGAATCTGCGATGAGCTCATCAGTTTGGAGATCACATCGCCTGATGTGTGCGACCTCACGCTGATCGATCTACCTGGAATAACAAGAGTACCAGTGCAAGGGCAACCGGAAGACATTGGAGACCAG ATTCGACGCCTGATATTGAAATTCATTTCCAAAAAAGAAACCATTAATTTGGTTGTTGTTCCCTGCAATGTTGACGTTGCAACCACGGAAGCGCTTAGAATGGCTCAGGGTGTCGATGCTGATGGCTCAAGGACTTTAG CAATATTGACGAAGCCAGACCTGGTGGATAAAGGAGCAGAAGCCGACATCTTGCAAGTACTGCAGGGCAAAGTGGTTCCTCTCAAGAAGGGCTACACCATTGTCCGATGTAGAGGCCAGAGTGACATCAATGAAAACGTTCCTCTGTCTGAAGCCACAAGACAGGAAAAAGAGTTCTTCGCTAAACACGCGCACTTCAA TTTTCTTCTTGAGGAGCAGAGGGCCACGATACCCTGCCTGGCTACCAGACTCACTAAAGAGCTGGTTCAACATATCAAG GCTTCACTTCCATCTTTAAATGATCAAATTCATATCAACTTGTCTGCAGTAAGAGTCGAACTCAAGAATTATGCTGATGGTCCTCCTTTAGAACCTGAGCGAATGGGGCCTTATCTTAGCAAG AAAATCTTGGAGTTCAGTGACCAGATAAGCGAGTTGTGTCGAACAGGAGAATCAGACAGTGGGAACCTCTACTCGCTCCTTCGACCAGTATTCAAACAATGGGAATGTCACCTGAGTAACTCCAAAGCATCAT TCAGAGAGTCTGTAAAACAGATGACTGAAAAATATGACGAGGTCCATCGTGGGAGAGAACTGGTGACCTTCAGTGACTACTGTGTGTATGAATCAATGGTGAAGAAACATGTTGGAGACCTTAAACAACCAGCTTTGGAGACTCTGAAGCTCATCCGAG ATATTGTGCAGAAGGAATTCAGGGACATGTGTGAGCTGTGTTTCCCAAACTACCCTCATCTGAGACACATAATACTG AATAACATTGACGACATTCAGTCAAAACAAGAAGGCAAGGTGGAGAAGAGGATCTTTGAGTACATTAACATGGAGAAACTTGTGTACACACAAGATCCCATTTTCAACCAGAAAATTGTGGACTTCAAGTTTGTGGAAAAGCAACAGGAAAATGAGTCCATTTGTTTGGATACGGGAGAGAATGCAACCTCACCCCACAACTGTGCTGTTTTTGATACCAGGAGCTTGACGCCTGATAAATTGATCATCTACTATGAG ATTGTGTATCAGCGTCTGGCCGACTACATTCCCATGGTGATCCTGCTGTTCATACTGAAGGAAGCTGCTGTGATGCTGCGGGCTCATGCTATGGACTTGCGGGATGGAGCTGATGTTGTGAAGCTGCTCGTGGAGGACACAGAGGCTGGACGGAAGAGAGCAGACTTACACCAACGCATGGAAAGACTGCGTCTGGCACAAGAACGCATCAGTATCTACCTCTGA